The bacterium genome has a window encoding:
- a CDS encoding molybdopterin-dependent oxidoreductase, with translation MKLKRRTFLKTGGTILASLFIGGKVRPVQASSFSRLLHGREVPGRCPLCSLGCGVIYQSREQGRWNVEGDPDCPVARGSLCSRGAALTGSLGEADIAKPLYRPPGGDDFIEIGWDKAIHLVARRLKDLRDRDLGLFSADGEKISNRFDSLGVVTGGCLTNEEAYTISKFYRALGVLSMDTSVRAGHGMAVSGLLDTLGLPGGTHPVTQVSYSDVVVLVGCNPGQTAPALCRFLDEVRERRGVVIVLDPRKSETIKNEDLWLQLRPGTDNAVLGAFVHWVLQYADIRKSDLVEHSDVAYIVLSEIMGSYERHPSGKYKNWTIVDDTMSEPYSIFQRMKEHFNRYDLRKTSSISGVDVDLLRRACTLLARTASPDFSATFILGSGVLASPSGADAMRMASAIQALLGNLDKKGGGIILPSAAGNAQGACDMGLLAPYLPGYLPLPRRHQKVVTLPDDQEPLDALVGAWYPSTDTKKALDYLPHLEADENPSISTIIQGVGDEQIQALITIGSDPLSSLSDNSSILEVLSRLDLLVVMDCIPNRISRFWKQFPGRESTIKTEVIFIPTEPPALKNGSMTDPGRRVRSVRPVDAGNNLPPGLLEFMVNLGNSVRSKYRTEGGVLAGPVLDLSWPLTQIPEEVAAEINGWRQDAIQETVLPPGKPWQKGDRCGNHLYRGWMNGKEWLADRRDLADPDGVGLYEMWGWFWPWGIADPFSWIREPGNEKGAYLRWKGQGHTKYSAVDVLPLRPQLPVKFWRLVDKGNPFPEHHEPFHSPLSDSLTGGRSNPNLQLRREVGDKWGYLSRRPEEVLSEYPVIIMMHRTGNIMGTGGITAQPNSARELGVDRIVEIGKNLAQSLGVKSGHRIILHSPYYDDGVPATALVTGRIGSFENSGAIYHVASVTLYGHDDVGVNALTPPAFDYVTGGMEIKVFMGKIVKA, from the coding sequence ATGAAACTCAAACGCCGCACTTTTCTGAAAACTGGCGGGACGATCCTTGCCTCCCTCTTCATCGGTGGTAAGGTCCGGCCTGTTCAGGCCTCCTCATTTTCAAGACTCCTTCATGGCCGGGAGGTGCCCGGCCGTTGTCCACTGTGCAGCCTGGGGTGTGGAGTGATCTACCAATCCAGGGAACAAGGTCGATGGAACGTGGAAGGTGACCCTGACTGCCCCGTGGCTCGCGGTTCACTGTGTTCACGGGGAGCAGCACTCACCGGATCACTTGGTGAGGCAGATATCGCCAAACCTCTGTATCGCCCCCCCGGGGGAGACGATTTCATAGAGATCGGATGGGATAAAGCCATTCACCTTGTGGCAAGGCGGCTTAAGGATCTCAGGGACAGAGACCTGGGGCTTTTTTCAGCCGATGGCGAAAAGATATCTAATCGTTTTGACAGTCTTGGTGTTGTAACAGGAGGATGTCTTACCAACGAAGAGGCATACACTATTTCCAAATTTTATCGTGCTCTAGGTGTCCTGAGCATGGATACATCGGTAAGAGCGGGACATGGCATGGCCGTTTCCGGACTTCTGGATACCCTGGGACTGCCCGGCGGAACCCATCCGGTCACTCAGGTCTCTTACAGTGACGTCGTTGTCCTCGTCGGCTGTAATCCTGGACAAACGGCCCCGGCATTGTGCCGTTTCCTTGATGAGGTCAGGGAAAGAAGGGGCGTCGTAATTGTCCTTGATCCCCGGAAGTCTGAAACGATAAAAAATGAGGATCTCTGGTTGCAGCTGCGTCCGGGGACAGATAATGCTGTTCTGGGCGCTTTTGTCCATTGGGTCTTGCAGTATGCTGACATCAGGAAGTCTGACCTTGTCGAACATTCGGATGTTGCCTATATCGTACTGAGTGAGATCATGGGCTCATATGAACGGCACCCCTCTGGAAAATACAAGAACTGGACGATAGTGGACGACACCATGTCAGAACCTTACTCAATTTTCCAGCGAATGAAGGAGCATTTTAACCGTTATGACCTGAGGAAAACCTCCAGCATTTCCGGAGTGGACGTGGATCTTCTGCGTCGAGCATGCACCCTGCTGGCAAGGACTGCCAGCCCCGATTTTTCAGCTACTTTTATTCTTGGTTCCGGGGTGCTTGCCAGCCCCTCCGGGGCGGATGCTATGAGAATGGCCTCTGCTATCCAGGCCCTTCTTGGCAACCTGGATAAGAAGGGAGGCGGCATTATTCTCCCCTCTGCCGCAGGTAACGCACAGGGTGCGTGTGATATGGGTCTTCTTGCACCTTACTTACCGGGTTATCTGCCGCTGCCGCGGCGGCACCAGAAGGTAGTGACACTACCAGATGACCAGGAACCCCTTGATGCTCTGGTGGGCGCCTGGTACCCCTCCACCGATACCAAAAAGGCTTTGGATTACCTCCCTCACCTTGAAGCGGATGAAAATCCATCTATCAGTACCATTATCCAGGGTGTCGGCGATGAACAGATCCAGGCCCTGATAACGATCGGATCGGATCCACTCAGCAGTCTTTCGGATAACTCCTCGATCCTGGAGGTTCTGTCCCGCCTGGATCTCCTTGTTGTCATGGACTGTATCCCCAATCGAATAAGCAGATTCTGGAAACAGTTTCCCGGTAGAGAATCCACCATTAAAACAGAGGTTATCTTTATTCCCACTGAACCACCGGCTTTGAAAAACGGTTCCATGACGGATCCAGGGAGGCGGGTAAGATCTGTCAGGCCTGTAGACGCCGGGAACAACCTGCCTCCGGGTCTTCTGGAGTTTATGGTAAATCTGGGTAATTCCGTGCGTTCCAAATATAGGACCGAAGGAGGTGTCCTCGCAGGTCCGGTGCTGGATCTGAGCTGGCCTTTGACCCAGATACCTGAGGAGGTCGCGGCTGAGATCAATGGGTGGCGTCAGGATGCCATCCAGGAAACGGTTCTGCCTCCTGGAAAACCGTGGCAAAAGGGGGACCGGTGCGGGAACCACCTCTATCGCGGCTGGATGAATGGTAAAGAATGGTTGGCCGATCGGAGAGATCTGGCCGACCCTGATGGAGTGGGACTTTACGAGATGTGGGGCTGGTTCTGGCCATGGGGTATTGCCGACCCCTTTTCCTGGATAAGGGAACCAGGAAATGAGAAAGGCGCCTATCTCAGATGGAAAGGGCAGGGTCATACGAAATACTCCGCTGTAGATGTCCTGCCTTTAAGACCTCAACTGCCGGTGAAGTTCTGGAGACTTGTGGACAAGGGTAATCCCTTCCCGGAACACCATGAACCGTTTCACAGCCCTTTATCCGATTCTCTCACAGGTGGACGTTCCAACCCGAATTTGCAGCTTCGTAGAGAGGTTGGTGACAAATGGGGTTACCTGTCCAGAAGGCCGGAGGAGGTCCTGTCTGAGTATCCCGTGATCATCATGATGCACAGGACAGGCAATATAATGGGAACCGGTGGGATCACAGCCCAGCCGAACAGTGCCAGGGAACTCGGAGTGGACAGGATCGTGGAAATTGGGAAAAACCTTGCGCAATCATTGGGAGTTAAGAGTGGCCACAGGATTATCCTTCATTCTCCCTATTACGATGATGGTGTACCAGCAACGGCCCTGGTGACTGGCAGGATAGGTTCGTTTGAAAATAGCGGGGCTATTTATCATGTAGCCTCTGTGACCCTCTATGGACATGACGACGTGGGAGTTAACGCACTAACACCGCCGGCTTTCGACTATGTAACTGGTGGCATGGAGATAAAGGTGTTTATGGGGAAGATCGTGAAAGCGTAA
- a CDS encoding GntR family transcriptional regulator — translation MQLKIHQTLREQIVSSLRDSIIKGELNPGQKLTEPELAKKLGISRTPIREAFRQLESEGFLTVIPRRGAVVSRITRKDIGDFYDLKSLLEGYAARIAAEKITEKEIEKLRKINEQLAVLAEKDDVDGFFFKNEEFHNTFISYCGNEKLLEFHKHLVQRFMRFRLGALSVPGRLLASVKQHRNIIKALEEKDGPLAETVVLEHALLSGVELAERVEQDGEEKSQL, via the coding sequence ATGCAATTAAAAATACACCAAACACTTCGTGAACAGATCGTATCTTCCCTGAGAGATTCGATCATAAAGGGTGAGCTGAACCCGGGGCAAAAGCTCACTGAACCGGAGCTTGCCAAAAAACTCGGGATAAGTCGCACCCCTATACGGGAGGCTTTCAGACAACTTGAAAGTGAAGGGTTTCTTACTGTCATCCCAAGAAGGGGTGCTGTTGTTTCCAGGATCACAAGAAAAGATATTGGTGATTTTTATGATCTGAAAAGCCTTTTGGAAGGCTACGCTGCCCGTATCGCTGCGGAGAAGATCACTGAAAAGGAGATCGAGAAGCTCAGGAAAATTAATGAACAGCTGGCCGTGCTGGCTGAAAAGGATGATGTGGACGGGTTTTTTTTCAAGAATGAAGAGTTTCACAATACTTTTATTTCTTATTGTGGTAATGAAAAACTCCTTGAATTTCATAAGCATCTGGTACAGCGGTTCATGAGATTTCGTCTTGGGGCTCTATCTGTACCTGGAAGGCTGCTGGCTTCCGTGAAACAGCACAGAAATATCATAAAGGCTCTGGAAGAAAAAGATGGCCCTCTTGCCGAGACAGTGGTTCTTGAGCATGCGCTGCTCAGCGGAGTGGAACTGGCCGAACGAGTAGAACAGGATGGTGAGGAGAAAAGTCAGCTGTAA
- a CDS encoding GntR family transcriptional regulator: MSSFKIKIDEPKLLSEDIAESIKTAIIKGKFKPGEKIPEGELADSMGISRTPLREAFHKLENEGFIQIIPRKGAVVAAIDADEAINIYEIKSTLEGLAARLAARNMKPKDIGKLEKINDELKELIDKNDLESFYKVHTKFHEGFVKMCANKRLIHMISNLNDHFNRFGIISLTLPGQFENAIAQHNEIIEGFKNGDQNLVEERVRTNVMTGGRVLVAHLTRLQGQKEEEEG, from the coding sequence ATGAGTAGTTTCAAGATCAAGATAGATGAGCCCAAACTCCTTTCCGAGGATATCGCGGAGTCCATCAAAACGGCTATCATCAAGGGCAAATTCAAGCCGGGCGAGAAAATCCCGGAAGGGGAACTGGCCGATTCCATGGGGATCAGCAGGACGCCCCTGAGAGAAGCGTTCCACAAACTGGAGAACGAAGGGTTCATCCAGATCATTCCGCGGAAGGGAGCGGTGGTTGCTGCTATTGATGCCGATGAGGCGATTAACATTTATGAGATAAAGAGTACCCTGGAGGGCCTTGCCGCAAGGCTTGCGGCAAGAAATATGAAGCCAAAGGATATCGGTAAACTGGAAAAGATCAACGATGAACTCAAAGAACTCATAGACAAGAACGACCTGGAATCGTTTTACAAGGTCCACACAAAATTCCACGAGGGATTCGTAAAGATGTGCGCCAATAAACGTCTTATTCATATGATCTCCAATCTCAATGATCACTTCAACCGGTTCGGGATCATCTCCCTTACTCTGCCGGGACAGTTCGAAAACGCTATTGCACAGCATAACGAAATCATAGAGGGTTTCAAAAATGGTGATCAGAACCTTGTGGAAGAAAGGGTCAGGACCAACGTTATGACTGGCGGGCGTGTTCTTGTGGCCCACCTGACCAGGCTCCAGGGTCAGAAAGAGGAAGAAGAGGGGTAG
- a CDS encoding DUF721 domain-containing protein, with the protein MSRHKRTKSTLTPVNELLGSLMAKLQMPGDIEAKGKVFFAWEEAAGDAAPYAEPFRFRGSTLIVEVTEPAWINELSMRKTDIINRLERAVGERVVEDIKFEIKKKRPQD; encoded by the coding sequence ATGTCCAGACATAAACGAACCAAGTCCACCCTCACCCCGGTCAACGAACTACTGGGCTCCCTTATGGCAAAGCTTCAGATGCCGGGGGACATAGAAGCCAAGGGAAAGGTTTTCTTTGCCTGGGAGGAGGCTGCCGGTGATGCCGCGCCCTATGCGGAGCCTTTCCGTTTCAGAGGATCGACCCTTATCGTCGAAGTGACTGAACCAGCCTGGATCAACGAGCTTTCCATGAGAAAAACAGACATCATTAACCGCCTGGAAAGGGCGGTGGGAGAAAGAGTGGTGGAAGATATAAAGTTTGAAATAAAGAAAAAGCGGCCGCAGGATTGA